A single window of Candidatus Flexicrinis affinis DNA harbors:
- the rplM gene encoding 50S ribosomal protein L13, translating to MRVKTFVTTPADVERRWWVVDAEGQTLGRLATKIAAVLRGKHKPIFTPNLDTGDYVIVINCDKIAVTGNRLEDKMYYDYSGFFGGMKKERMKDKMARQPERIVELAVKGMLPKGPLGRSMAKKLKTYAGPDHPHAGQNPEVLK from the coding sequence ATGAGAGTCAAGACGTTTGTAACCACCCCGGCGGATGTCGAGCGCCGTTGGTGGGTCGTCGATGCGGAAGGGCAGACCTTGGGCCGCCTCGCGACGAAAATTGCTGCTGTCCTGCGCGGTAAGCACAAGCCGATCTTTACGCCGAACCTCGACACCGGCGACTACGTGATCGTGATCAATTGTGACAAGATCGCAGTGACCGGCAACCGTCTCGAAGACAAGATGTACTACGACTATTCCGGCTTCTTCGGCGGCATGAAGAAGGAGCGGATGAAGGACAAGATGGCCCGCCAGCCCGAGCGAATCGTGGAGTTGGCCGTGAAGGGCATGCTGCCGAAAGGCCCGCTGGGCCGTTCGATGGCGAAGAAGTTGAAGACGTATGCCGGCCCGGATCATCCGCACGCCGGGCAAAACCCCGAAGTGCTGAAGTAG
- the rpsI gene encoding 30S ribosomal protein S9, producing MASQYYEGVGRRKAASARVRIYPGGTGNYVVNERDASEYLTRPGDIEISLEPLRVVGQEGNYDISVHVYGGGVSGQRDAIRLGVARALLEVDADFRGQLKPAKLLTRDARVKERKKPGLKRARKAPTYTKR from the coding sequence ATGGCTTCTCAGTATTATGAAGGTGTCGGCCGCCGCAAGGCTGCTTCCGCACGTGTCCGCATTTATCCCGGCGGCACGGGCAACTACGTCGTGAACGAGCGCGATGCGTCGGAATATCTGACGCGTCCGGGCGACATCGAGATCAGCCTCGAGCCGCTGCGGGTGGTCGGTCAGGAAGGCAACTACGACATTAGCGTGCACGTGTACGGCGGTGGTGTTTCAGGCCAGCGCGATGCGATCCGCCTCGGCGTGGCGCGCGCCCTGCTCGAGGTCGATGCCGACTTCCGCGGCCAGCTCAAGCCGGCCAAGCTGCTCACTCGCGATGCCCGCGTGAAGGAGCGCAAGAAGCCGGGTCTCAAGCGTGCCCGTAAGGCGCCGACCTACACCAAGCGTTAA
- the mazG gene encoding nucleoside triphosphate pyrophosphohydrolase, producing MSITIAGLGPGRAEDITRRVWSVIEQADTVVLRTERHPCVPDLPIRGTRIACDDLYEAHAAFADVYAAIVQRVIGLARDGAVVYAVPGDPAVGESTTAMLIDAARAAGIGVEILPGISFIEPTLALVGVDGIDGIQLLDALVLGAMHHPPINSDAPALISQVYSRQVASDVKLTLMNQYPDEFEVVLVHAAGSMDAHVERLPLYEIDRSAHISHRTSLFVPALGDMSSFERFQEIIAHLRAPEGCPWDKEQTHESLRRFIVEETHEVLDAIDRGDWSALAEELGDVLLQVVLHTQIAIDDGEFQMSDVLRAVNHKMIRRHPHVFGDAVANNPDQVVTNWEAIKQEEKQANGNPQPASILGGIPVSLAPLAQSYQLQHKAGKVGFDWPNIVPVSDKLREELDEFLKAETPDDRLKELGDILFVVVNLGRHVGIDDPETALRLTNLKFRTRFQAVEDAVLASGRPWADFTLDELDAFWNAAKARG from the coding sequence ATGTCGATCACTATCGCAGGGCTGGGGCCGGGGAGAGCTGAAGATATTACGCGGCGCGTATGGTCGGTGATCGAGCAGGCAGATACGGTTGTGCTTCGAACCGAGCGTCACCCGTGCGTGCCGGATCTGCCGATCCGTGGGACGCGCATCGCGTGTGACGATCTCTATGAAGCCCACGCGGCATTCGCCGATGTCTACGCGGCGATCGTGCAGCGCGTGATCGGGCTCGCACGTGATGGCGCCGTGGTGTACGCCGTGCCGGGTGATCCGGCAGTCGGCGAGTCCACAACGGCCATGCTGATCGACGCCGCGCGCGCGGCCGGAATCGGCGTCGAAATCTTGCCCGGCATCAGCTTCATCGAGCCGACGCTCGCGCTCGTCGGCGTCGACGGGATCGACGGAATTCAACTGCTCGACGCGCTCGTGCTCGGCGCGATGCACCACCCGCCGATCAACTCGGATGCGCCCGCGCTCATCAGCCAAGTCTACAGCCGACAGGTCGCCAGCGACGTAAAGCTGACGCTGATGAACCAATACCCGGACGAATTCGAGGTCGTGCTGGTACACGCGGCAGGTTCAATGGACGCACACGTCGAGCGCCTGCCGCTGTACGAAATCGACCGCAGCGCACACATCAGCCATCGCACCTCCCTGTTCGTGCCGGCCCTCGGTGACATGTCGAGCTTCGAACGCTTTCAGGAGATCATCGCCCACCTGCGCGCCCCCGAGGGCTGCCCGTGGGACAAGGAGCAGACGCACGAGTCGCTGCGCCGGTTCATCGTCGAGGAGACCCACGAGGTGCTCGACGCGATTGATCGGGGCGATTGGTCCGCGCTGGCGGAGGAATTGGGCGACGTGCTGCTGCAGGTCGTGCTGCACACCCAGATAGCGATTGACGACGGCGAGTTCCAGATGAGCGACGTGCTGCGCGCCGTCAATCACAAGATGATCCGCCGCCATCCGCACGTATTCGGCGATGCCGTCGCCAACAACCCCGATCAGGTCGTGACCAACTGGGAAGCGATCAAGCAGGAGGAGAAACAGGCGAACGGCAACCCGCAACCTGCGTCGATCCTCGGGGGTATTCCAGTAAGCCTCGCGCCGCTCGCGCAGAGCTATCAGCTTCAGCACAAGGCGGGCAAGGTCGGCTTTGACTGGCCGAACATCGTGCCCGTCTCAGACAAGCTGCGCGAAGAGCTGGACGAGTTCCTGAAGGCGGAAACTCCCGACGACCGGCTTAAGGAACTCGGCGATATCCTGTTCGTGGTCGTCAACCTCGGCCGGCACGTCGGTATCGACGACCCCGAGACTGCGCTGCGCCTGACCAACCTCAAGTTCCGTACACGCTTCCAAGCGGTCGAGGACGCCGTGCTGGCGAGCGGCAGGCCGTGGGCCGACTTCACGCTCGACGAACTCGATGCGTTCTGGAACGCGGCCAAGGCACGGGGTTAG
- a CDS encoding HAMP domain-containing protein, with protein MSLRWRLFATYFLLLVVTLVVIVGALLVFISSRPEPPLTSYQRLASVARLILDEVVPGVTGRLALAQLVQAAEDNDTRILIVDSTEATVQFDTAGLLEQGTGISLERDPNYRLDTRFAALQLAEGYFGSFVDTTTGAEWLFIGLRTRVRDFTAVLAEIRSTRTLNDALAEFGASLAGPLIQSAIIGMVFAFILAALISRQISKPLASVARAAESLAKGDYGIKLPHSGPKEVRAVAEAFNAMTHEVQSTQQSQRDFLANVSHDLKTPLTSIQGYSQAIIDGAVREPAVAAEVIYSEADRLTRMVSELTDLARLQAGQVALHLDRIDLSSLVGALSQRLEVVAQKKKVQLNVTTPGHLIVAVDGDRLAQVITNLISNAINFTPEGGHIDIALRALDNGVEIAVRDSGIGIPADELSRVFERFYQVDKARGPRRGTGLGLAIAKEIIAAHGGRIHAESPGEGHGTTFVVWLPTTPPAVPQLVKVQP; from the coding sequence ATGTCGCTGCGTTGGCGTTTGTTTGCCACCTACTTTCTGCTGCTGGTCGTCACGCTGGTGGTGATCGTCGGCGCGCTGCTGGTCTTCATCAGCAGCCGGCCGGAGCCGCCGCTGACGTCCTATCAGCGGCTGGCGTCGGTCGCTCGGTTGATCCTTGACGAGGTCGTCCCCGGCGTAACCGGCCGACTAGCGCTGGCGCAGCTCGTGCAGGCTGCGGAAGACAACGACACGCGCATTCTGATCGTCGACAGCACCGAGGCGACCGTTCAGTTCGACACCGCCGGCCTGCTCGAGCAAGGCACGGGGATCAGTCTCGAACGCGACCCAAACTATCGCCTCGATACGCGCTTCGCTGCGCTGCAATTGGCCGAGGGATACTTCGGCAGCTTCGTTGACACGACGACAGGGGCGGAGTGGCTGTTCATCGGCTTGCGCACCCGCGTGCGCGATTTCACCGCCGTGCTGGCAGAGATTCGTTCGACGCGCACGCTGAACGACGCGCTGGCCGAGTTCGGCGCGTCGCTCGCCGGCCCCTTGATCCAGAGCGCGATCATCGGGATGGTATTCGCGTTCATTCTGGCCGCGCTGATAAGCCGGCAGATCAGCAAACCGTTGGCGTCTGTTGCGCGCGCGGCCGAGTCGCTGGCGAAGGGCGACTACGGCATCAAGCTGCCACACAGCGGGCCGAAAGAGGTGCGCGCCGTCGCCGAAGCGTTCAACGCCATGACCCACGAAGTTCAAAGCACCCAGCAGTCCCAGCGCGACTTCCTCGCCAACGTCAGCCACGATCTCAAGACGCCGCTAACGTCCATTCAGGGGTATTCACAGGCCATTATCGACGGGGCAGTGCGCGAGCCTGCCGTCGCTGCAGAAGTGATCTACAGCGAAGCCGACCGGTTGACCCGCATGGTGAGCGAGCTGACCGATCTGGCCCGTCTTCAAGCCGGACAAGTCGCGCTGCATCTCGACCGGATCGATCTGTCGAGCTTGGTGGGGGCGTTGTCGCAGCGGCTGGAAGTTGTGGCGCAGAAGAAGAAGGTCCAGCTCAACGTCACGACGCCCGGTCATCTGATCGTAGCCGTGGATGGCGACCGCCTTGCGCAAGTCATCACCAACCTGATTAGCAATGCAATCAACTTCACACCCGAAGGCGGGCATATCGATATCGCGCTGCGCGCGCTCGATAACGGCGTCGAGATCGCAGTGCGCGACAGCGGCATCGGGATTCCGGCAGACGAGCTATCGCGGGTGTTCGAGCGTTTCTATCAGGTCGACAAGGCGCGCGGACCACGGCGCGGGACTGGCCTCGGGCTGGCGATCGCGAAGGAGATCATCGCGGCCCACGGCGGGCGCATCCACGCCGAGAGCCCCGGCGAAGGCCACGGTACAACGTTTGTCGTTTGGCTGCCGACGACTCCGCCTGCAGTGCCGCAACTGGTGAAGGTGCAGCCCTAA
- a CDS encoding response regulator transcription factor, with the protein MTETILIIDDEQRIIDLARMYLEQDGYLVKHETDGQAGFRHIVEHEPSLIVLDLMLPGMDGLEICRRVRAQSDVPIIMLTARSDDIDKIVGLELGADDYLTKPFNPRELLARVKAILRRTDRKSAPTSEVVTLGNLTIDPDRRMIMVDGREVDLRMKEFDLILVLARNPGRVFSRERLLEVVWGYDFAGETRTVDVHIAHLRHKLDGMRPTIETVWGVGYKLESR; encoded by the coding sequence ATGACTGAGACGATCCTGATAATCGACGACGAGCAGCGCATCATCGACTTGGCGCGCATGTACCTCGAACAGGACGGCTACCTCGTGAAGCACGAGACAGACGGGCAGGCGGGCTTCCGCCATATTGTCGAACACGAGCCAAGCCTGATCGTCCTCGACCTGATGCTGCCCGGTATGGACGGCCTCGAAATATGCCGGCGCGTGCGTGCCCAAAGCGACGTGCCCATTATTATGCTCACCGCCCGCAGCGACGACATCGACAAGATCGTCGGCCTTGAGCTTGGCGCCGACGACTATCTGACGAAACCGTTCAACCCGCGCGAGCTTCTGGCACGCGTCAAGGCCATTCTGCGCCGAACCGACCGCAAGTCCGCACCGACATCGGAAGTTGTCACGCTCGGCAACCTGACGATCGACCCCGACCGCCGCATGATCATGGTGGACGGACGGGAGGTCGATCTGCGCATGAAGGAGTTCGACCTGATCCTCGTGCTGGCGCGCAATCCCGGCCGCGTATTCAGCCGCGAACGCTTGCTCGAAGTTGTCTGGGGCTACGACTTCGCCGGCGAAACCCGCACGGTCGACGTGCACATTGCCCATCTGCGGCACAAGCTGGACGGCATGCGGCCCACGATCGAGACCGTGTGGGGGGTGGGCTACAAGCTGGAGTCGCGCTGA
- a CDS encoding CDGSH iron-sulfur domain-containing protein — MGEAYRGRADDRRFRGTQADITYSLKRCVHAQECVRRLSSVFDNQRRPWIDANGASADDVLEVVRHCPSGALHVDRHDGGPEESTPTANEGVLWANGPIQLTGDLHIVGAGVDVEGETRVTLCRCGQSKNKPFCDNSHKDIQFVAEEKPRPDVSPLTEREGRLTVTAHSRGPLQLSGPLELRGSDGSLQYAGNESWLCRCGGSSNKPFCDSTHRRNGFAAD, encoded by the coding sequence GTGGGAGAAGCGTACAGAGGACGAGCCGACGACCGCCGCTTTCGCGGGACACAAGCTGACATCACGTACAGTCTGAAACGGTGTGTTCACGCTCAGGAGTGTGTGCGGCGCTTGTCGAGCGTATTCGACAATCAGCGTCGGCCGTGGATCGACGCGAATGGCGCGTCGGCTGACGACGTACTTGAGGTCGTGCGACACTGCCCTTCCGGCGCCTTGCACGTCGACCGGCACGACGGCGGCCCCGAAGAATCCACGCCGACCGCAAACGAGGGTGTGCTGTGGGCCAACGGGCCGATCCAACTGACGGGTGATCTGCACATCGTCGGCGCGGGCGTTGACGTCGAGGGCGAGACGCGCGTTACGTTGTGCCGGTGCGGTCAGTCGAAGAACAAACCGTTTTGCGACAACTCGCACAAGGACATTCAATTCGTCGCCGAGGAGAAACCGCGTCCAGACGTGTCGCCTTTGACCGAACGCGAAGGCCGGTTGACCGTGACCGCACACAGCCGGGGTCCGCTGCAGTTGAGCGGCCCGCTTGAACTGCGCGGCTCCGATGGATCGCTGCAATACGCCGGGAACGAGTCGTGGCTATGCAGATGTGGGGGGAGCAGCAACAAACCATTCTGCGACAGCACGCACCGTCGCAACGGGTTTGCGGCCGACTAG
- the rpsL gene encoding 30S ribosomal protein S12, with protein MPTINQLVRKGRQSKKSKTKAPALQYTLNAYSQKRTRRRKGAPQKRGVCTVVKTMTPKKPNSALRKVARVRLSNGLEVTAYIPGEGHSLQEHSVVLVRGGRVKDLPGVRYHIVRGTLDSDGVKGRLQARSKYGAKRPKAGAATGKK; from the coding sequence ATGCCTACCATCAATCAGTTGGTGCGTAAGGGCCGCCAGTCTAAGAAGAGCAAGACCAAGGCGCCCGCACTGCAATACACGCTGAACGCCTACTCGCAGAAGCGGACGCGCCGCCGCAAGGGTGCCCCGCAGAAGCGTGGCGTTTGCACTGTCGTCAAGACGATGACGCCCAAGAAGCCGAATTCGGCGCTGCGCAAAGTCGCCCGTGTTCGTCTCTCGAACGGCCTCGAAGTCACGGCCTACATCCCCGGCGAAGGTCATTCGCTGCAGGAGCACAGCGTGGTGTTGGTTCGCGGCGGCCGCGTGAAGGATCTTCCCGGCGTCCGCTACCACATCGTGCGCGGCACGTTGGACTCGGACGGCGTGAAGGGCCGCTTGCAGGCCCGCAGCAAGTACGGCGCAAAGCGGCCCAAGGCCGGCGCTGCCACCGGTAAGAAGTAG
- the rpsG gene encoding 30S ribosomal protein S7: MPRRNSPPKRQVAPDNKFHSVHITMFINRMMYGGKRSTAMGIMYGAMDIIEEKMNRNPLEVFDQALRNVTPAVEVKPRRVGGSTYQVPVEVDTDRGVSLAMRWLLANSRSRAGKGMPAKLAAELIDAANGQGNSIKKKDETHRMAEANRAFAHYK; encoded by the coding sequence ATGCCAAGACGTAACAGCCCGCCGAAGCGCCAAGTTGCGCCGGACAACAAGTTTCACAGTGTGCATATCACGATGTTTATCAACCGCATGATGTACGGCGGCAAGCGCAGCACCGCCATGGGCATCATGTACGGCGCGATGGACATCATCGAAGAGAAGATGAACCGCAACCCGCTCGAGGTCTTCGATCAGGCGCTTCGCAACGTGACGCCTGCTGTCGAGGTCAAGCCTCGCCGTGTCGGCGGCTCGACATATCAGGTTCCCGTCGAAGTTGACACCGACCGGGGAGTGTCGCTGGCGATGCGTTGGCTGTTGGCCAATTCGCGCTCGCGGGCTGGCAAGGGTATGCCGGCCAAGCTCGCCGCCGAACTCATCGACGCGGCCAACGGTCAGGGGAATTCGATCAAGAAGAAGGACGAGACCCATCGCATGGCGGAGGCCAACCGTGCCTTCGCGCACTACAAGTAA
- the fusA gene encoding elongation factor G: protein MSKQTETKLDLAKVRNIGIIAHIDAGKTTTTERVLYYTGMVHRIGEVHDGAATTDYMVQERERGITITSAAVTAAWKGHQINVIDTPGHVDFTAEVQRSLRVLDGGVVVFDGVAGVEPQSETVWRQADEYRVPRICFVNKMDRVGANFARCVQMITDRVNGNPVPIQMPYGEGDQFKGIIDLLKMELVTYGDDLGQDIQRHPIPESHREQAETMRAEMVEKIVENDEYLTEKYLMEEAISDDELMGALRAATIAGKIQPVMCGSALKNKGVQLMLDKVVELLPSPLDIPAVTGMHPKTEEALERKAEDSEPLAALVFKIITDPYVGRLAFVRVYSGVLRTGTTVMNTTKGARERIGRIVRMFADRREDITEIHAGDIAAILALKETFTGETLAAPDHPIVLETIKFPEPVIEVAIEPNSKGDQEKMGEALRRLAEEDPTFKVEVDDSQTKLRGMGELHLEVLVDRLMREFGVQATVGRPRVAYRETITRSARIDTIFKRQSGGSGQYARVVAEFEPMSDEDIRASKDGFAFVDEIKGGSIPKEFIRPTENGMRDAMQGGVLAGYPLVGVRARLVDGASHEVDSSEMAFKIAGSMCLKEGVQKAHPVLLEPTMKVEVVVPDEFTGSVVGDLSSRRGLVSGMEPRGLGATTISAAVPLAEMFGYATNLRNITQGRGTFTMEFDKYTVAPNSIADEIIKSGR, encoded by the coding sequence ATGTCGAAGCAAACCGAGACTAAGCTGGACCTCGCAAAGGTCCGAAACATCGGCATCATCGCGCATATCGATGCCGGAAAGACCACGACCACCGAGCGTGTGCTGTACTACACCGGTATGGTGCATCGCATCGGCGAGGTGCACGATGGCGCCGCCACGACGGACTATATGGTTCAGGAGCGTGAGCGCGGTATCACCATCACCTCGGCGGCCGTGACTGCGGCGTGGAAGGGACACCAGATCAATGTGATCGACACCCCGGGCCACGTCGACTTCACCGCGGAAGTGCAGCGCTCGCTGCGCGTTCTCGATGGTGGCGTCGTCGTGTTCGATGGTGTCGCCGGTGTCGAGCCGCAGTCGGAGACGGTGTGGCGGCAGGCGGACGAATATCGTGTCCCGCGTATCTGCTTCGTCAACAAGATGGATCGCGTTGGCGCCAATTTCGCCCGCTGCGTACAGATGATCACCGACCGCGTAAACGGCAATCCGGTTCCCATCCAGATGCCATACGGCGAGGGCGATCAGTTCAAGGGAATTATCGACCTGCTCAAGATGGAACTCGTCACCTATGGCGACGATCTCGGGCAGGACATCCAGCGTCATCCAATCCCTGAGAGCCACCGCGAACAGGCCGAGACGATGCGCGCCGAAATGGTCGAGAAGATCGTCGAGAACGACGAATACTTGACCGAGAAGTACCTGATGGAAGAGGCGATCAGCGACGATGAGCTGATGGGTGCCCTGCGCGCAGCTACCATCGCCGGCAAGATTCAGCCGGTGATGTGCGGTTCGGCGCTGAAGAACAAGGGCGTCCAGCTCATGCTGGACAAGGTCGTCGAACTGCTGCCCTCCCCGCTGGATATCCCGGCGGTTACCGGCATGCATCCGAAGACCGAGGAGGCGCTCGAGCGCAAGGCTGAAGACTCCGAGCCGCTTGCAGCGCTGGTTTTCAAGATCATCACCGATCCGTACGTCGGCCGTCTCGCGTTCGTGCGCGTGTACTCCGGCGTCCTGCGGACTGGCACGACGGTCATGAACACGACGAAGGGTGCGCGCGAGCGTATCGGCCGTATCGTTCGCATGTTCGCCGACCGTCGCGAAGACATCACCGAGATCCATGCGGGCGACATTGCCGCGATCCTCGCGCTGAAGGAAACCTTCACCGGTGAGACGCTGGCGGCGCCTGATCATCCGATCGTGCTCGAGACCATCAAGTTCCCCGAGCCTGTCATCGAAGTCGCCATCGAGCCGAACAGCAAGGGCGATCAGGAAAAGATGGGCGAGGCGCTGCGACGGTTGGCGGAAGAAGATCCGACCTTCAAGGTCGAGGTCGACGACTCGCAAACCAAGCTGCGCGGCATGGGCGAGCTGCATCTCGAGGTGCTGGTCGACCGCCTGATGCGCGAATTTGGCGTGCAGGCGACCGTGGGCCGGCCACGCGTGGCATACCGTGAAACGATCACCCGCAGCGCGCGGATCGACACGATCTTCAAGCGGCAGTCGGGCGGTTCGGGCCAGTATGCCCGCGTCGTCGCCGAGTTTGAGCCGATGTCGGACGAGGACATCCGGGCCAGCAAGGACGGCTTCGCGTTCGTGGACGAGATCAAGGGCGGCTCTATTCCGAAGGAATTCATCCGCCCGACCGAGAACGGTATGCGCGACGCCATGCAGGGCGGCGTGCTGGCCGGTTACCCGCTCGTTGGTGTTCGTGCGCGCCTTGTCGATGGCGCGTCGCACGAGGTCGACTCGAGCGAAATGGCATTCAAGATCGCCGGTTCGATGTGCTTGAAGGAAGGCGTCCAAAAGGCGCATCCGGTGCTGCTCGAGCCGACCATGAAGGTTGAAGTTGTCGTTCCTGACGAGTTCACTGGCTCGGTCGTAGGCGATCTGTCGAGCCGTCGCGGTTTGGTTTCAGGCATGGAACCGCGCGGTTTGGGTGCGACCACCATCAGTGCGGCGGTGCCGCTGGCCGAGATGTTCGGCTATGCGACGAACCTGCGCAACATCACGCAGGGGCGAGGCACGTTCACGATGGAGTTCGACAAGTACACAGTGGCTCCGAACAGCATCGCCGACGAGATCATCAAGTCGGGTCGCTAA
- the tuf gene encoding elongation factor Tu, which yields MAGKFDRSKPHVNIGTIGHVDHGKTTLTAAITKVLGMKGKAERMKYDDIDNAPEEKARGITINIRHVEYETDARHYAHVDCPGHRDYIKNMITGAAQMDGAILVVSAPDGPMPQTREHVLLARQVEVPAMVVYLNKIDQMDDPELLELVELELHELLESYGFSADTPIIRGSAVKANDSDSTDVNAPEYESILKLMDAVDNWIPTPARDTEKAFLMPVEDVFTIQGRGTVVTGRVERGTLQKGMEVEILGLREEKMKTTVTGIEMFHKELDSAVAGDNAGILLRGTKREEVERGMVLAKPGSITPYRKFMCQVYVLKKEEGGRHKPFVNGYRPQFYIRTMDVTGTITLPEGVELVMPGDDVNLQVELIMPVALEKGSKFAIREGGLTVGAGVITDVIS from the coding sequence ATGGCTGGGAAGTTCGATCGCAGCAAGCCGCACGTGAACATCGGCACCATCGGTCATGTCGACCATGGCAAAACGACGCTCACCGCGGCCATCACCAAGGTGCTCGGCATGAAGGGCAAGGCCGAGCGCATGAAGTACGATGACATCGATAACGCGCCGGAAGAAAAGGCCCGCGGTATCACCATCAACATCCGTCACGTGGAATACGAGACCGACGCGCGCCACTATGCGCACGTGGACTGCCCGGGCCACCGTGACTACATCAAGAACATGATCACCGGTGCGGCGCAGATGGACGGTGCAATCCTCGTCGTCAGCGCGCCTGATGGCCCGATGCCGCAAACCCGCGAGCACGTGCTGCTTGCGCGTCAGGTGGAAGTGCCGGCGATGGTCGTGTACCTCAACAAGATCGACCAGATGGACGATCCAGAGCTGCTCGAGCTCGTCGAGCTCGAACTGCATGAACTGCTCGAGAGCTACGGGTTCTCTGCCGATACCCCGATCATTCGCGGTTCGGCGGTGAAGGCCAACGACTCGGACAGCACCGATGTCAACGCGCCGGAGTATGAGTCGATCCTGAAGCTGATGGACGCGGTGGACAACTGGATTCCGACCCCGGCCCGTGATACGGAAAAGGCGTTCCTCATGCCGGTGGAAGACGTGTTCACCATTCAGGGCCGCGGTACCGTGGTGACCGGCCGTGTTGAGCGCGGTACCCTGCAGAAGGGTATGGAAGTCGAGATCCTCGGCCTGCGCGAAGAGAAGATGAAGACCACCGTGACCGGCATCGAGATGTTCCACAAGGAACTCGACTCGGCCGTCGCAGGTGACAACGCCGGTATCCTCCTGCGCGGCACCAAGCGTGAAGAGGTCGAGCGCGGCATGGTTCTGGCCAAGCCGGGTTCGATCACGCCGTACCGCAAGTTCATGTGCCAGGTGTACGTGCTGAAGAAGGAAGAGGGCGGCCGTCATAAGCCGTTCGTCAACGGGTACCGTCCGCAGTTCTACATCCGCACCATGGACGTGACCGGCACCATCACGCTGCCCGAAGGCGTCGAGCTGGTCATGCCGGGCGACGATGTCAACCTGCAGGTCGAGCTGATCATGCCGGTGGCGCTCGAGAAGGGCTCCAAGTTCGCCATCCGCGAGGGTGGTCTGACCGTCGGCGCTGGTGTCATCACGGACGTGATTTCCTAG
- the rpsJ gene encoding 30S ribosomal protein S10: MAIKNKIRIRLKAYDHRVLDQSAQRIVDTAERAGARVVGPVPLPTKLERFTVRRSTFIDKDSHEHFEIRTHSRLIDVLEPDSKTIENLTRLNLPAGVDIEIKL, translated from the coding sequence ATGGCGATTAAGAACAAGATCCGTATCCGGCTGAAGGCGTATGACCATCGGGTCCTCGACCAGTCGGCGCAGCGGATTGTCGACACGGCAGAGCGCGCCGGTGCACGGGTGGTCGGGCCAGTTCCTCTGCCGACGAAACTCGAGCGTTTCACCGTGCGTCGCTCGACCTTCATCGACAAAGATTCGCACGAGCATTTCGAAATCCGCACGCATTCGCGGCTGATCGATGTGCTTGAACCGGACAGCAAGACGATTGAGAACCTCACCCGTCTGAACCTGCCGGCCGGCGTCGATATCGAGATCAAGCTGTAA
- the rplC gene encoding 50S ribosomal protein L3, giving the protein MKGMIGKKIGMTQVFDDNGNVVPVTIIQAGPCHVTQIRSKDKEGYVAVQLGFAETKPTRLTKGQLGHLKRNNLPALRYLREFRIKDGDVNVAEGQEITVTVFEKGERVDIVGTSKGRGFAGAIKRHGFHRQPKTHGQSDRERAPGSVGQRSFPGRTLPGQRMAGRMGNERVTIQNLEVVLIDADKNLIAVRGSVPGAKNGIVMIKPSVKARTK; this is encoded by the coding sequence ATGAAGGGCATGATCGGCAAGAAGATTGGCATGACGCAGGTCTTTGATGACAACGGGAACGTCGTTCCCGTGACCATCATTCAGGCCGGCCCCTGCCATGTCACACAAATTCGCAGTAAGGACAAAGAAGGCTATGTCGCCGTGCAGCTTGGTTTCGCAGAGACCAAGCCGACCCGGCTGACCAAGGGCCAACTCGGTCACCTGAAGCGCAACAACCTGCCTGCGCTGCGCTACCTGCGCGAGTTCCGCATCAAGGACGGTGATGTGAACGTTGCAGAAGGGCAGGAGATCACCGTCACTGTGTTTGAGAAGGGCGAACGGGTCGACATCGTCGGCACGTCGAAAGGCCGCGGGTTCGCCGGCGCGATTAAGCGCCACGGCTTCCACCGCCAGCCGAAGACTCACGGTCAGTCCGACCGCGAGCGCGCGCCGGGTTCGGTGGGCCAGCGTTCCTTCCCAGGCCGCACGCTGCCGGGCCAGCGCATGGCCGGCCGAATGGGCAACGAGCGCGTCACGATTCAAAACCTCGAGGTCGTTCTGATCGACGCCGACAAGAACCTGATCGCCGTGCGCGGTTCGGTTCCCGGCGCAAAGAACGGCATCGTGATGATCAAGCCGTCCGTGAAAGCTCGTACGAAGTAG